A single genomic interval of Lucilia cuprina isolate Lc7/37 chromosome 2, ASM2204524v1, whole genome shotgun sequence harbors:
- the LOC124421317 gene encoding probable phosphorylase b kinase regulatory subunit beta isoform X1 translates to MIIDGVFKNNNDQIEEYQNELRKCMYADTYGDPVVTMYYAPDGEGSYLKAPTQTLFLWGQSMFIIAQLLTAGLLHINELDPIRRYLPSYNRPRRAGRYSAFQGKAFDEKHNVSAFLMYSFATKKMSLFFFKKC, encoded by the exons ATGATAATTGATGGTGTCTTCAAGAATAACAATGATCAAATTGAGGAGTATCAAAATGAACTGCGAAAGTGTATGTATGCCGACACTTATGGCGATCCAGTTGTCACCATGTATTATGCACCAGACGGTGAGGGTTCCTATTTAAAAGCACCCACCCAAACCCTATTCCTATGGGGTCAATCTATGTTTATAATAGCTCAACTATTGACAGCTGGTCTATTGCATATAAATGAATTAGATCCAATACGTCGTTATTTACCCAGTTATAACAGACCCAGACGAGCCGGTCGTTATTCAGCATTTCag GGAAAAGCCTTCGATGAAAAACACAACGTAAGTGCTTTTTTAATGTAttcttttgcaacaaaaaaaatgagtttgtttttttttaagaaatgttaa
- the LOC124421317 gene encoding probable phosphorylase b kinase regulatory subunit beta isoform X2 — protein MIIDGVFKNNNDQIEEYQNELRKCMYADTYGDPVVTMYYAPDGEGSYLKAPTQTLFLWGQSMFIIAQLLTAGLLHINELDPIRRYLPSYNRPRRAGRYSAFQAKPGTVSNYYFWVLLNFPAFFIY, from the exons ATGATAATTGATGGTGTCTTCAAGAATAACAATGATCAAATTGAGGAGTATCAAAATGAACTGCGAAAGTGTATGTATGCCGACACTTATGGCGATCCAGTTGTCACCATGTATTATGCACCAGACGGTGAGGGTTCCTATTTAAAAGCACCCACCCAAACCCTATTCCTATGGGGTCAATCTATGTTTATAATAGCTCAACTATTGACAGCTGGTCTATTGCATATAAATGAATTAGATCCAATACGTCGTTATTTACCCAGTTATAACAGACCCAGACGAGCCGGTCGTTATTCAGCATTTCag gCTAAACCTGGCACTGTAAGTAATTATTACTTTTGGGTTTTACTAAATTTTCCtgccttttttatttattaa
- the LOC124421469 gene encoding probable phosphorylase b kinase regulatory subunit beta produces MRDPPKNLGITVTTPGSTVTSGAPSTSGRQNSLEDINLDQFLKTSNYEDTVKQLDIYYGIGEFGIFH; encoded by the exons atGAGAGATCCACCCAAAAA TTTGGGTATAACTGTAACTACTCCAGGCAGTACTGTTACCTCAGGAGCACCATCTACCTCAGGAAGGCAAAATAGTTTGGAAGATATCAATCTGGatcaatttttgaaaacatcAAATTATGAGGATACTGTTAAGCAATTGGATATATATTATGGCATTGGTGAGTTTGGCATTTTTCATTAg
- the LOC111683151 gene encoding uncharacterized protein LOC111683151: protein MHCKSQTVIPKCSLYAKTFKKTQIPVYDAFGPFPDEPLMSGIDRVLFFFGGGRVQKFFNSEYTTIEQANKSGCSSVVKFETCCKDQHNKGLEKCLVRNSPTYSVIQNCKCCQCDVCSQKSSIFRDSRLSPRICIKENTSSRDSKKIGIPLRALKRSFSLCSLACRKLKEKLSLALPSTMVTPIIAPHWLWTKVENYSNGCQVYEIFKNSTITTHPTKFDTCRASKIIFVILPTGIIMPFETLPRH, encoded by the coding sequence atGCACTGCAAATCGCAAACGGTCATACCGAAATGTTCATTATACGctaaaacctttaagaaaacaCAAATTCCTGTTTACGATGCTTTCGGACCATTTCCCGATGAGCCCTTGATGTCGGGCATAGAtcgtgttttatttttctttggaggcggaagagtacaaaaatttttcaattccgAATATACCACCATAGAGCAAGCTAACAAAAGTGGTTGTTCGTCTGTGGTAAAATTTGAAACATGTTGCAAAGACCAGCATAATAAGGGGCttgaaaaatgtttagttaGAAATTCACCAACATACAGTGTGattcaaaattgtaaatgttGTCAATGTGATGTGTGTTCGCAAAAAAGCTCAATTTTTCGAGATTCCAGACTAAGTCCCAGaatatgtataaaagaaaatacaagcAGTCGAGATAGTAAAAAAATCGGTATACCTTTGAGAGCTTTAAAAAGATCATTTTCTTTGTGCTCTTTAGCTTGTCGTAAACTTAAAGAGAAGTTATCATTGGCATTGCCGTCAACCATGGTCACACCTATTATTGCACCACATTGGTTGTGGACTAAAGTGGAAAACTATTCAAATGGTTGTCAAgtgtatgaaatatttaaaaattccactATAACAACTCATCCTACAAAATTCGACACTTGTAGAGCTTCAAAAATAATATTCGTTATATTACCCACTGGTATAATAATGCCTTTTGAGACCCTACCGCGTCATTGA
- the LOC111681076 gene encoding uncharacterized protein LOC111681076, whose product MEKFLILIPSGFMLLLVLCVHNCGCETKQNNTLPDLPVEHLKRYLNTFAQVKQQCEQNKDCNSDLLKEFSSADREACWGFETGCEKKNRFQTPSCPGQHSGWVRNKQAQLDTFYQQADFGYVQHQIEELMLMCEPKLITDSSLECTKYLRFCRGRYLMLDFRDLAQRNERIRYHMDVLGPGQIKGYCKLNETRLKNEMDHMGALQSWSPELRNFKQASNSFDEQSEDCDMFINTPTFLMKIDATYNMYHHFCDFFNLYATLFVNQTHYTSFDTNTQIIVWETYPYDSPFAATFKAFSHNPVWTLDQVKGKRICFRNVVLPLLPRMIFGLYYNTPIIQGCHSSGMFRAFSEFILHRLRVPFEPPQKPKIRITFLSRRTKYRRVLNEYKLLEEIKKNENFIVNKISYERDLSFLQQLEVTRNTDILIGMHGAGLTHLLFLPNWATIFELYNCEDPNCYKDLARLRGVNYITWEHRDLVYPEDEGHHPEGGAHAKFTNYAFDVKEFSRLVEKAAQHVSNHEEFVNYQKDDEATHKDEFYNSIFFVYVYEENLIMNANNILSNCIKEHCHNDDNYDVDKNSSISGVVHNEVYYCNATPLDNQSLSLVAQLLTCSSVDQRSQFVNLPKCSIRGTLDAMETYDKHSVKSFYRVWHIQCTIIVTLIAIALARAFIRVRVNDEKSEKFKIWLRYILEFILISLPVIVSVNVANKYVEYIVGFSFVLLLFIIWRTKCWQLAAKRDFQFGRRPILFTLMRSTINFLTALCILAIDFKSFPKTFRKSRRYGVGLMDVGIGLFIFSMGLVTSRPRKLSDLRKLVFTVACMLLLGLARTIVITAIDYHQDEHEYGTHLNAFFTLGLTKLFATFFAFLARSNKNLLPLGLVILLSHEVILQCGVWKYVMNPKLERTNFISSNREGLCSLPGFIALYLLSQYLGQWLQAKDLLNFEEIKQKFKTLSLTTIGLWLLVTLNIFVFGIARVTCNFGYVSWILAIAVTMCTLYLFVFDIVLDTLKPIDEDNNRVNLTEMTITKSTINLNSKIPLVIEAVNYNGLTYFLLANILTGCTNMFLATDEKTDLQSVFILFFYMLITTTFIFILFRFKIRIA is encoded by the exons ATggagaaatttttaatactcATACCTAGTGGGTTTATGTTATTATTAGTGTTATGTGTTCACAATTGCGGATGTGAAACCAAACAAAATAACACTTTACCTGATTTACCTGTAGAACATTTAAAGCGTTACTTAAATACATTCGCCCAGGTAAAGCAACAGTGCGAACAAAATAAAGACTGCAATAGTGATTTGTTAAAAGAGTTCTCCTCAGCAGATCGGGAAGCTTGTTGGGGTTTTGAAACGGGATGTGAAAAGAAAAATCGTTTTCAAACTCCTTCCTGCCCTGGCCAACATAGCGGCTGGGTAAGAAATAAACAAGCACAATTGGATACTTTCTATCAACAGGCTGACTTTGGTTATGTACAACATCAAATCGAAGAATTAATGCTAATGTGTGAGCCCAAACTTATAACGGATTCTTCTTTGGaatgtacaaaatatttaagattttgtcGTGGCAGATATTTGATGTTAGATTTTCGAGATTTAGCTCAAAGAAATGAACGTATACGCTATCATATGGATGTACTGGGACCGGGACAAATCAAAGGCTATTGTAAACTAAATGAAACAAGACTTAAAAATGAAATGGATCACATGGGTGCCTTACAATCGTGGTCGCCCGAATTAAGAAACTTTAAACAAGCTTCAAACAGTTTCGATGAGCAAAGCGAAGATTGtgatatgtttataaatacgcccacatttttaatgaaaatcgatGCTACGTATAATATGTATCAtcatttttgtgattttttcaaTCTCTATGCTACACTATTCGTTAATCAAACACACTACACATCATTCGATACAAATACTCAAATAATCGTATGGGAAACTTACCCGTATGATTCACCATTTGCCGCCACTTTCAAAGCTTTTTCTCATAACCCAGTTTGGACTCTCGATCAAGTTAAAGGTAAACGCATTTGCTTCAGAAATGTTGTCTTGCCTTTGCTGCCCCGTATGATTTTTGGTTTATACTATAATACACCAATc ataCAAGGCTGCCATAGTAGTGGTATGTTTAGAGCCTTTTCCGAGTTTATATTACATCGTTTACGAGTGCCTTTCGAACCTCCTCAAAAGCCAAAAATCAGAATAACTTTTCTTTCGCGACGCACAAAATATAGGCGAGTTTTAAATGAGTATAAATTGCTggaagaaataaagaaaaatgaaaattttattgttaataaaatatcgTATGAAAG AGACCTATCATTCCTGCAACAGCTAGAAGTTACAAGGAATACCGATATTTTAATTGGAATGCATGGAGCCGGATTAACACATCTTTTATTCCTGCCCAATTGGGCAACAATTTTTGAGCTGTACAATTGTGAAGATCCTAATTGTTACAAAGATTTGGCACGTTTACGAGGTGTTAACTACATCACTTGGGAGCATCGTGATTTAGTGTACCCTGAAGATGAAGGACATCATCCTGAAGGTGGAGCACAtgctaaatttacaaattacgcTTTTGATGTAAAGGAATTTTCACGTTTAGTAGAGAAGGCTGCTCAGCATGTGAGCAATCACGAAGAGTTTGTGAATTATCAAAAAGATGATGAGGCTACTCACAAGGATGAATT ttataattcaattttttttgtatatgtgtatgaAGAAAATCTAATCATGAATGCCAACAATATTCTATCAAATTGTATTAAGGAACATTGTCACAATGACGACAATTACGACGTCGATAAAAATAGTAGTATCAGTGGAGTTGTTCACAATGAAGTGTACTATTGTAATGCCACACCATTAGACAATCAAAGTCTATCGTTGGTCGCACAACTATTAACATGCTCTTCGGTTGATCAACGTTCGCAATTCGTAAACTTGCCAAAGTGTTCAATACGGGGAACGCTCGACGCAATGGAGACGTATGATAAACATTCGGTGAAAAGTTTCTATCGTGTTTGGCATATACAATGTACAATTATTGTGACTTTAATAGCCATAGCTTTAGCCCGTGCATTTATTCGTGTTCGTGTTAATgatgaaaaaagtgaaaaattcaaaatttggtTACgttatattttagaatttatccTGATCTCGTTGCCCGTTATTGTTAGTGTGAATGTGGCTAACAAATATGTCGAATATATCGTTGGATTTTCATTTGTACTATTGCTTTTTATAATTTGGCGCACAAAATGTTGGCAGTTGGCGGCGAAAAGAGATTTTCAATTTGGTCGCAGACCAATACTCTTTACACTCATGCGTTCTACCATAAATTTTCTAACAGCTCTCTGTATACTAGCTATTGATTTCAAAAGTTTTCCCAAGACATTTCGTAAATCCAGACGTTATGGTGTTGGCCTAATGGATGTTGGTattggtttatttattttctccaTGGGTCTGGTAACGTCAAGACCTCGTAAACTCTCCGATTTACGTAAACTTGTATTTACTGTGGCCTGTATGTTGTTATTGGGTTTAGCGCGTACTATAGTAATAACGGCCATAGATTATCATCAGGATGAACATGAGTATGGTACACATTTGAATGCATTCTTTACACTGGGTTTAACGAAATTGTTTGCCACCTTTTTTGCTTTTCTGGCTAGAAGCAATAAAAATTTGCTACCATTAGGTTTGG TCATCTTACTCTCCCATGAAGTCATTCTACAATGTGGAGTCTGGAAGTACGTAATGAATCCAAAATTAGAACGTACTAATTTCATAAGTTCAAATCGTGAAGGTCTCTGCTCACTGCCAGGATTTATAGCACTCTATCTACTATCACAATATCTGGGACAATGGCTACAAGCCAAAGATCTACTAAACTTTgaggaaattaaacaaaaattcaaaacactCTCATTAACAACTATAGGTCTATGGCTATTAGTGaccttaaatatatttgtatttggcATAGCTAGAGTTACTTGTAATTTCGGTTATGTAAGCTGGATTTTAGCCATAGCTGTAACTATGTGtacattatatttatttgtattcgaTATAGTATTAGATACATTAAAACCCATCGATGAGGATAATAATAGAGTTAATTTAACAGAAATGACTATAACAAAAtctacaattaatttaaattccaaaatacctcTAGTCATAGAAGCGGTTAATTATAATGGTTTAACGTACTTTTTACTAGCCAATATTTTGACTGGTTGTACAAATATGTTTTTAGCAACCGATGAGAAAACCGATTTACAAAgtgttttcatattatttttttatatgcttataacaacaacatttatttttatattgtttcgtTTTAAAATAAGAATTGCCTAa